A single Prochlorococcus marinus XMU1410 DNA region contains:
- the thrB gene encoding homoserine kinase, giving the protein MSIPEVGKKIRVTVPSTTANLGPGFDCLGAALDLYNEFIFTRIEGGGDRFDLIMESTDGNHLRGGPENLVFRAAQKVWESANMDPFALEARVKLAVPPARGLGSSATAIVAGLIGANAIMNSPLSKEKLLELAIDIEGHPDNVVPSLLGGLCLTARSSSHRWRIIRCDWHDSIKAVVAIPAIRLSTSEARKVMPKNVPISDAVTNMGALTLLLNGLKAGNAELIKEGMFDKLHEPYRWKLIKGGLEVKDAALNAGALGCAISGAGPSILALCKKENGKNVSQAMVKAWEKSGVASRAPFLNLQTTGSQFSTISDK; this is encoded by the coding sequence ATGTCTATTCCTGAAGTAGGTAAAAAAATAAGGGTAACAGTGCCTTCCACAACTGCCAATTTAGGGCCTGGATTCGATTGTCTTGGAGCAGCATTAGATTTATATAACGAGTTTATTTTTACAAGAATTGAAGGTGGTGGAGATAGATTTGATTTAATAATGGAAAGTACTGATGGTAATCATTTAAGGGGAGGGCCTGAAAATTTAGTTTTTAGAGCAGCTCAGAAAGTATGGGAGAGCGCAAATATGGATCCTTTTGCACTTGAAGCAAGAGTTAAGTTAGCAGTGCCGCCTGCACGCGGGCTAGGAAGTAGTGCTACTGCAATAGTTGCCGGACTAATCGGAGCAAATGCAATAATGAACTCTCCATTGTCCAAAGAAAAACTCCTTGAACTTGCTATTGACATAGAGGGTCATCCTGATAATGTAGTTCCCTCTCTTCTGGGTGGGCTTTGCTTGACAGCTAGGTCTTCTTCTCATAGATGGAGAATCATTAGATGTGATTGGCACGATTCAATTAAAGCTGTTGTAGCAATACCTGCAATTCGTCTAAGCACAAGTGAAGCAAGAAAGGTTATGCCCAAGAATGTACCCATATCTGATGCAGTTACAAATATGGGGGCACTTACTTTGTTATTAAACGGCTTAAAAGCAGGTAATGCGGAACTTATAAAAGAGGGAATGTTTGATAAGTTACATGAACCCTACAGATGGAAACTTATCAAGGGTGGATTAGAAGTTAAAGATGCCGCACTAAATGCAGGCGCTCTGGGATGCGCAATCAGTGGAGCTGGGCCAAGTATCCTAGCTTTGTGTAAAAAAGAAAATGGTAAAAACGTCAGTCAAGCTATGGTGAAAGCTTGGGAGAAGTCAGGTGTAGCTAGCAGAGCACCGTTCTTAAATCTTCAAACAACGGGCAGCCAATTTAGCACTATCTCGGATAAGTAG
- a CDS encoding glucokinase — protein sequence MNFLACDLGGTKVLLGIFERVINDDSPKLILKKKYISSDWKSFELILEDFLKNECKNITHPSSACFAVAGPLSNNNAKIMNLSWNISGNKLKNKFKFEQCELINDFAVQIYGIPFLKKDQYSTIQNGSHSEGANNDLHAIVGAGTGLGIARGLISGKKVKVLASEGGHVEYSPKSKLEWELKIWLKNYLKVERISCERIISGIGLSRIAEWRLSKPDAQNHPLQQYIKKIKIFDAARKELPEKICNLSKEGDQLMIEVERIWLSAYASLLGDVALQELCFGGLWISGGTASKHFKNFKSDLFLKQFFDKGRLKDILKTIPMKVILDEEFGLFSAACRAKMLLKT from the coding sequence ATGAATTTTCTGGCTTGTGATTTAGGAGGTACCAAAGTTCTATTGGGAATATTCGAAAGAGTAATAAATGATGATTCGCCGAAATTGATATTAAAAAAGAAATATATATCTTCTGATTGGAAATCTTTTGAGCTAATTCTAGAAGATTTTCTTAAAAATGAATGCAAAAATATTACCCATCCTTCTTCTGCATGTTTTGCTGTAGCTGGTCCTTTATCTAACAACAACGCAAAAATCATGAACTTGTCATGGAATATTTCAGGAAATAAATTAAAAAATAAATTTAAATTTGAACAATGCGAGCTAATAAATGATTTTGCAGTGCAAATTTATGGAATACCTTTTTTAAAAAAAGATCAGTATTCTACTATCCAAAATGGATCACATTCAGAAGGTGCTAATAATGATTTGCATGCCATTGTTGGTGCGGGGACTGGTTTGGGCATAGCAAGAGGCCTAATATCAGGGAAAAAGGTAAAAGTTTTAGCTAGTGAAGGTGGTCATGTTGAGTATTCCCCAAAGTCAAAATTAGAATGGGAATTAAAAATTTGGCTTAAAAATTACCTTAAAGTTGAAAGGATATCTTGTGAAAGAATTATTAGCGGCATTGGTTTATCAAGAATTGCCGAATGGAGACTAAGCAAACCTGATGCTCAAAACCATCCTCTACAACAATATATAAAAAAAATTAAAATTTTTGATGCTGCTAGAAAAGAACTACCTGAAAAAATTTGTAATCTTTCTAAAGAAGGGGATCAGCTAATGATTGAAGTTGAGAGGATTTGGTTAAGTGCTTATGCCTCTTTATTGGGAGATGTTGCTCTTCAAGAATTGTGCTTTGGCGGGTTATGGATTTCTGGAGGAACCGCATCAAAACATTTCAAAAACTTTAAATCAGATTTATTTTTAAAACAATTTTTCGACAAGGGAAGATTAAAAGATATTCTTAAAACAATACCTATGAAAGTAATTTTAGATGAAGAGTTTGGACTTTTTAGTGCAGCCTGCAGAGCAAAAATGCTTTTAAAAACTTAA
- the thrS gene encoding threonine--tRNA ligase, whose amino-acid sequence MPIITLPDGSKKVFEKSVTILEIAQSIGAGLAKATIAGKVNDVLLDATIPISKDSNVVIITSKDKEGIEIIRHSFAHLIGHAVKQIYSDIKMAIGPVIEDGFYYDVYSEYRFTPEDLIKIENRINKLIKTNYDVEILQVSKEEAIKTFKERDETFKLKIIEEIPEEGLINLYKHEEYIDMCRGPHVPNTRHLRHFKLLKLSGSYWRGNSENESLQRIYGTAWAKEKELKDYLTRIEEAEKRDHRKLGKKHSLFHIQEESPGMIFWHPNGWTIYQVLEKYIREILKKSDYLEIKTPQAVDKSLWEKSGHWEKFRDDMFTTASENRTYAIKPMNCPCHIQVFNQGLKSYKDLPIRLAEFGSCHRNEPSGALHGLMRVRNFTQDDAHIFCTEEQIQEEVSTFIDLVFEVYKTFGFDEIIIKLSTRPEKRVGSEEIWDKSEEALTKALDNKNLKWELQPGEGAFYGPKIEFSLKDCLNRVWQCGTIQVDFSMPIRLDATYVDIDNEKRNPVMLHRAILGSFERFIGILIEQYEAKFPIWLAPYQIILLSITDRNIEKCLKFNELINNNGYRSKVDVRNEKIGYKIREATLGRVPLIAVIGDKEEKIDSVALRAFDGTNLGIFDLPNLYKLMDELIEKKGRTK is encoded by the coding sequence ATGCCAATAATTACCTTGCCTGATGGTTCAAAAAAGGTTTTCGAAAAATCTGTAACTATTCTAGAAATTGCTCAGAGTATAGGCGCTGGATTAGCTAAAGCAACAATTGCTGGGAAAGTAAATGATGTTCTTCTTGATGCAACAATTCCTATAAGTAAAGATTCCAACGTTGTAATCATCACATCAAAAGATAAAGAAGGAATTGAAATAATAAGACATTCTTTCGCTCACCTTATTGGTCATGCAGTAAAACAAATTTACTCTGATATTAAAATGGCGATTGGACCCGTAATTGAAGATGGTTTTTATTACGATGTTTACTCTGAATACAGATTTACTCCTGAAGATTTAATAAAAATCGAAAATAGAATTAATAAATTAATAAAAACAAACTATGACGTTGAAATTTTACAAGTTTCTAAAGAAGAGGCAATTAAAACTTTTAAAGAAAGAGATGAGACTTTTAAATTAAAGATAATTGAAGAAATTCCTGAAGAAGGGCTCATAAATTTATACAAACACGAAGAATATATCGATATGTGTAGAGGGCCTCACGTACCCAATACTAGACATTTGAGACACTTTAAATTACTTAAATTATCAGGTTCATACTGGAGAGGGAATAGTGAGAATGAATCATTACAGAGAATTTACGGAACTGCATGGGCAAAAGAAAAAGAACTCAAAGATTATTTAACAAGAATTGAAGAAGCGGAAAAAAGGGATCATAGAAAACTAGGTAAAAAACATTCACTATTCCATATACAAGAAGAATCTCCAGGAATGATTTTTTGGCATCCAAATGGATGGACAATTTACCAAGTACTGGAAAAGTACATAAGAGAAATACTCAAAAAAAGTGATTATTTAGAAATTAAAACCCCACAAGCTGTTGATAAATCTCTTTGGGAAAAATCCGGTCATTGGGAAAAATTTAGAGACGATATGTTCACTACTGCATCAGAAAATCGAACTTATGCAATTAAACCAATGAATTGTCCATGCCATATACAAGTATTTAATCAAGGTTTAAAAAGTTATAAGGATTTACCTATTCGTCTTGCTGAATTTGGTTCTTGTCACAGAAATGAGCCCTCTGGTGCATTGCACGGCTTAATGAGAGTAAGAAACTTTACTCAAGATGATGCACACATATTCTGCACAGAAGAGCAAATTCAAGAGGAGGTATCAACTTTTATAGATCTCGTTTTCGAGGTTTATAAAACTTTTGGTTTTGATGAAATCATTATCAAATTATCAACCCGTCCTGAAAAAAGGGTAGGTAGTGAAGAGATTTGGGATAAATCAGAGGAGGCTCTTACCAAAGCTCTCGATAATAAGAACCTAAAATGGGAACTTCAACCAGGCGAAGGGGCTTTTTATGGTCCAAAAATAGAATTCTCCTTAAAAGATTGTCTTAATAGAGTCTGGCAATGCGGCACTATTCAGGTTGATTTCTCAATGCCTATTAGATTGGATGCAACTTATGTAGATATTGATAATGAGAAAAGAAATCCAGTTATGCTTCACAGAGCAATTTTAGGATCCTTTGAGAGATTTATCGGAATCTTAATTGAACAATATGAGGCAAAATTCCCAATTTGGCTTGCACCTTATCAAATAATTTTATTGAGCATTACTGATAGAAATATTGAAAAGTGTTTAAAGTTTAATGAATTAATAAATAATAATGGTTACAGATCAAAAGTTGATGTTAGGAATGAAAAAATAGGATATAAAATAAGAGAGGCAACTCTCGGTAGAGTTCCTTTAATTGCAGTTATTGGAGATAAAGAAGAGAAAATTGATTCTGTTGCTTTAAGAGCTTTCGATGGAACAAATTTAGGAATTTTCGACCTACCTAATCTATACAAATTAATGGATGAATTAATAGAAAAAAAAGGGAGAACAAAATAA
- the trpS gene encoding tryptophan--tRNA ligase produces MANKKRILSGVQPTGDLHIGNWLGAINNWVTLQEQYETFLCVVDLHAITASYNPKELSKNTISTAALYVACGIDPNICSIFVQSQISAHSELCWILNCMTPINWMERMIQFKEKSIQQGNNVSIGLFDYPILMAADILLYDADFVPVGEDQKQHLELARDIAQQRINARFSKDKNILKIPQPIIMKNGSKIMSLIDGSKKMSKSDPNEGSRINLLDPPEIITKKIKRAKSDSSIGIEFNNPERPESKNLLMIYSILSGKEISQCENEFLETGWGTFKKLITEQLIESLEPIQKKYKLLINDPYQLNKILNEGKGKAEDLANQTLKRVKSKLGFFEMEK; encoded by the coding sequence ATGGCAAATAAAAAAAGAATTCTTTCGGGAGTTCAACCAACTGGTGATTTACATATTGGAAATTGGCTTGGGGCCATAAATAATTGGGTTACGCTTCAAGAGCAATATGAAACATTTCTATGTGTAGTTGATTTGCACGCAATAACAGCCTCATATAATCCCAAAGAATTATCTAAAAACACTATCTCTACAGCGGCTTTGTATGTCGCTTGTGGGATAGATCCAAATATATGTTCAATTTTTGTCCAAAGTCAGATTTCAGCGCATTCAGAACTTTGTTGGATATTAAATTGCATGACCCCAATAAACTGGATGGAAAGAATGATTCAATTTAAAGAAAAATCCATACAACAAGGTAATAATGTATCTATTGGATTATTTGACTATCCAATACTTATGGCTGCAGACATCCTTCTTTATGATGCTGACTTCGTACCAGTAGGTGAGGATCAAAAACAACATCTTGAACTTGCCAGAGATATTGCACAACAGAGAATTAATGCCAGATTTAGTAAGGATAAAAATATTTTAAAGATCCCTCAACCAATCATCATGAAGAATGGTTCAAAAATAATGAGTTTAATTGATGGTTCAAAAAAGATGAGCAAAAGTGATCCTAATGAGGGCAGTCGCATTAACTTATTAGATCCTCCTGAAATAATCACAAAAAAAATTAAAAGAGCAAAAAGTGATAGTTCTATTGGAATTGAATTTAACAACCCTGAGAGACCAGAATCTAAAAATCTTTTGATGATTTATTCAATATTATCTGGCAAAGAAATTTCTCAATGTGAAAATGAATTCTTAGAGACTGGATGGGGGACATTTAAAAAATTAATTACCGAACAACTTATTGAATCACTAGAACCTATTCAGAAAAAATATAAATTATTAATTAATGATCCCTATCAATTAAATAAAATCCTAAATGAAGGGAAGGGAAAAGCTGAAGATTTAGCAAATCAGACTTTAAAAAGAGTTAAATCAAAATTGGGATTTTTTGAAATGGAGAAATAA
- a CDS encoding DUF697 domain-containing protein, whose translation MFDISKDNLLKDFIKFPKKNILIILLLLGFGEWFVSDLIHFAGGSIGFFALCLGGYFYLKNDKPKFNEPNNLDGWINLCNEDLNFFEELEATNELEKQNSKRQKTLESILNRCEKEKISCIGQKDYQSFQSILKSNFKADKFDFDLYEKLPKYNSSQVIPEEALKSDAILYFINLPLSANDFLWLEKFPKNMPIWLVALTSNQIEAKNQIEDLKSEISSDFINKIITFDVNKSEITNIPFSLRKFFISSSKNIENTKKRLLKELHVAWQSEIEGIRRMQLKGIQRKNQILVATTVFLSPIPSIDVMAMTVLNSLMIKEIKSIWGCNWSPEILDKVSKEILKTAIAQGVIEWSGQTLIGITKLHGPNWLVSGTFQAVSAAYLTRVVSSSLADFMAITKGVEEPDLDFIKKNSEKIVEEAFEKEKINWKGFISDLRKPLMKLSFNS comes from the coding sequence GTGTTTGATATTAGTAAAGACAACCTTTTAAAGGATTTTATAAAGTTTCCAAAAAAAAATATTCTTATTATTTTATTATTGTTAGGTTTTGGGGAATGGTTTGTCAGTGACCTAATTCATTTTGCAGGAGGCTCGATAGGATTTTTTGCGTTGTGTTTGGGGGGATATTTTTACTTGAAGAATGATAAGCCTAAATTTAATGAGCCAAATAATTTAGATGGTTGGATAAATCTATGTAATGAAGATTTAAATTTTTTTGAAGAACTTGAAGCAACGAATGAATTAGAAAAACAGAATTCAAAAAGACAAAAAACACTTGAATCTATCCTAAATAGATGTGAAAAAGAAAAAATAAGTTGCATTGGACAAAAAGATTATCAAAGTTTTCAATCTATTTTGAAAAGTAATTTCAAAGCAGATAAGTTTGACTTTGATTTATACGAAAAACTGCCTAAATATAATTCTTCTCAAGTTATTCCAGAAGAAGCTTTGAAGAGTGATGCAATCTTGTATTTTATAAACTTGCCTTTGTCGGCAAATGATTTTTTGTGGCTGGAAAAGTTTCCTAAAAATATGCCAATCTGGTTGGTGGCTTTAACTTCCAACCAAATAGAAGCCAAAAATCAGATAGAAGACCTAAAGTCTGAAATTTCAAGTGACTTTATAAACAAAATTATTACTTTTGATGTGAATAAGAGTGAAATAACAAATATACCTTTTTCTTTAAGGAAGTTTTTCATAAGTTCATCTAAAAATATTGAAAATACAAAAAAAAGGCTCTTGAAAGAACTTCATGTTGCCTGGCAATCTGAAATTGAAGGTATAAGAAGAATGCAGTTAAAAGGTATACAAAGAAAAAATCAAATTCTTGTCGCAACAACTGTTTTCTTATCTCCTATCCCATCAATTGATGTTATGGCAATGACAGTATTAAATTCTTTAATGATTAAAGAAATTAAGTCTATATGGGGATGTAATTGGTCTCCTGAAATTTTAGATAAAGTATCCAAAGAGATTTTAAAGACTGCAATTGCTCAGGGAGTTATTGAATGGAGTGGACAGACTCTAATTGGCATAACAAAATTACATGGCCCTAATTGGCTTGTCTCTGGAACATTTCAAGCTGTCAGTGCTGCTTATTTAACAAGAGTAGTATCAAGTTCTTTGGCTGATTTTATGGCAATAACAAAAGGAGTAGAAGAACCTGATTTGGATTTTATAAAGAAAAATTCTGAGAAAATTGTTGAAGAAGCTTTTGAAAAAGAAAAAATAAATTGGAAAGGATTTATTTCTGATCTTAGAAAACCACTAATGAAACTATCTTTTAATTCATAA
- a CDS encoding metal ABC transporter substrate-binding protein: MKKNILFLSLILLLSITSGSCKRISNKNETKEVILASFTVLADIISNVAKDDFIVRSITKPGVEVHGYQPTPSDLVNASNAFVFIDNGFGFELWAEKFVSNLKVKRITVAEDLDPIFISEDFYKGKPNPHAWISPKRGILYVDIIVDSLSELRPSKRTLFEENGKIYKDKLSKIDKEFSLFINNLNKDRRYLVSCEGAFSYLTNDYGLEEVYLWPVNAESQITPKRMARTISLVKEKNVPSVFCESTVSNESQMVVANETGANFGGNLFVDSLSDDSGPASSYMKMLEHNLELIKKGLF; the protein is encoded by the coding sequence ATGAAAAAAAATATTCTTTTTTTAAGTTTGATACTTCTGCTTTCTATTACTTCAGGCTCATGTAAGAGAATATCAAATAAAAATGAAACTAAAGAAGTAATACTGGCAAGTTTCACTGTTTTGGCGGATATAATTAGCAATGTCGCTAAAGATGATTTTATTGTTAGATCAATTACGAAACCTGGAGTTGAAGTTCATGGCTACCAACCAACTCCAAGCGATTTGGTAAATGCCTCTAATGCTTTTGTTTTTATTGATAATGGATTTGGATTTGAATTATGGGCTGAAAAATTTGTTTCTAATTTAAAAGTTAAAAGAATTACTGTCGCGGAAGATTTGGATCCTATTTTTATCAGTGAAGATTTTTATAAAGGGAAGCCCAATCCTCATGCCTGGATTTCTCCAAAAAGAGGGATCCTATACGTAGATATTATCGTGGATTCTTTATCAGAATTGAGGCCATCCAAAAGGACATTATTTGAAGAAAATGGAAAAATTTATAAAGATAAACTATCTAAAATAGATAAAGAATTCTCACTTTTTATTAATAACTTAAATAAAGACAGGAGGTATCTAGTAAGTTGTGAAGGTGCTTTTTCGTATCTAACAAATGATTATGGATTAGAGGAAGTTTATTTGTGGCCAGTTAATGCTGAAAGTCAAATTACTCCCAAAAGAATGGCAAGAACAATCTCACTAGTTAAAGAAAAAAATGTTCCATCTGTATTTTGCGAAAGTACTGTTAGTAACGAATCTCAAATGGTAGTTGCAAACGAAACTGGGGCTAATTTTGGAGGAAATCTTTTTGTTGATTCATTATCTGATGATAGTGGGCCTGCTAGTTCCTATATGAAAATGCTTGAGCATAATTTGGAATTGATAAAAAAAGGGCTTTTTTAA